ACTAGTGAAAAGCTGCTACATTTCAGTATGTTGACATTCCCAACTGAAGCAGGGGGCGGGTTTATTTTTGTACTCCTCCTCTTATCTTTCACTTGAAGTTAATTAAGAGTCGGAGGAGCGTGGCCAAGCATATCTCACACACACCACACCTTCCAGGACTTCCAGAAGCAAATGGTTAGATTTTGATTTAAGATGATCAAGACTATGTTTTTTGCTCTCAGTGGATGATCTTGTTCACTTTAAGATCACCAATGTGCATTATGAAAATGAACATATACAGATTTTAACGTGTGAGAACTCACCTTGTCGCATTAGCATGACTTGGTGCTCATGCCGTGCGGCTTCCAGTTCAGTCTCCAGCTTCTCTTTAGCCTCTTTTATGTTTCGGTCGACCTGTTCGTACTGCTGCTTTTCCATTTCCATTAGGGCCTTCCAGCGCATTGCATACTCATACTCAAATGAGCCTGGCTGGGCAAAGCGGGGAGGCTGCTCACGCTCTCTAATGGACAGATCAAGACAGGTTACTATAACCGTCTATTATGCGGAATAATGTATAATGAGAACAAACTGACAAAAAGGACTCTTATTTGTCATTtgattataatgtaataaatgtttttgtagGTAAACACAAGCAAATTTCTcaatttcattaaatatttatttgataaagGCTGCACTAACAAATACACTAACAAACATAACACGTAGCATACAAAACTTTTAAGTTGTAGtggttttaaataatatttatattttatagtatattgCAATACATAACTACAGATGTCCCAAGGATATCTGAAGCAACGTTTCATGGGTTgatcaagctttttttttttttaattataggtATCAGCTTCAAAAACTAAATCCTTTTTTTTAACATCACTTGTCCTGCAAGTCTCATACAGCAGATGATTGAAATGGTTTCCCAAcaaccacaaaataaaaaaaatcaaagagtaCTGATCTAGCTCTTCATGCACATTCAAGATTCTGTGTTTTCCAACATTCGTATCAAATCACCTGAAAGTGCATgtactgttaatttttttttatatctaccATCAGAATGTCTGAGACTTCATTGCCATAGCATTTTAATAGGAACTGTATCTTGCTTTGGACTAGACTGAAACACTGGTCCATCATGATTTCTAATCTCTTCTACAATGTTTTGTCACATTATTTTGTTCACATGTAATAAAAAAAGTAGGGATTAGGGGTAGACAGAAACACCCAAATCTTATTGGATTGGTTAAACTAGAAAAATCAAAAAGGGTTATAAAAAATGAACCCAAATAATTCAGAAATAAAAAGGAAATCAccctttttcttttattcaatattCTGAATTGATTTGATATTGTACACAGTTACACCGGGTGCTGAAACTCTGCGCAATGAAACCCATTCACTTGAAAAGTTTGCATCCCAAAAGGGCAGATCGTGTATGTGCCGATCAGAACACAAGAGCACACCATCAACTGTTTGCGCATGTGCTGTGTTTAAAGTTCAATATTCTGCTCAGTGGTTATTATTCTTATGTATACATATACTTTTTCTACGCATTCTGATGACACACTAGCAAAAAGAGTACATCAACTTACTTGTGATATACTGGGTTTTTGTTAATGAGTCTCTCAGGAAGCCCCTCTTCCTCATCCAGCTGCTCCATTGGCTCTATGGTAACAGGCCGGGGGAATCTGAGAATCAAACGTAGATTAGCCatctattattaaaacaaaataaacagaatattGCAAATAAGCAGAAACAAATACTTACGTGGTAAGAAGGAAAGCTCCATCTCCACACCGGTCCAGAGCTTTCCTGGCAGATGGTTTGTTGGCGAACTCCACAATGCCTTTCCCAGTTGGCCTGCCACGGTCATCAACGATGACGATAGCACGTTCAATTGGACCAAACATGGAGAAGGCCTCCTCCAGGAGTTCATTGGACACAAACTGAGGCAGGTTTTTAATCGTCAGCGCAGCACCATGGGTGGCAAATCGCACACGAATCTGCCGTCCACGGAACATGGCGTCATCCAGTTCAGCCTTTGCGATGTCCGCAAGCGTCTTCGTTTCCTAATAACGAGAGAACAGAAAATCAGATTTAATGTTGCATTGGTCTTTTGTAGTCTGAGAATATCATTAAAAAGTATGGTAGAATGataattaaaatcatttttaattgtCAGGTGATATTCTTATAAAGTACTCTATATATCACAAACAAATCAATAGTTGCTGACAACAGGCAAATAATGAATTGTTGACATTAACAGACACTGAGCAAAGGTTCCCAAATGTTTTACcccacgacccccaaaataacaatgccagtgactcgcgacccccaaattcctcagagttggttataaacatacaaatgttGCTCACACAACAACAGGcctttataaacaaacatattgacaacacaaaaaagtgcaacagtctaacaaccatagaatttttatagtcatttattaatttgtttaatttaatattaacctcaactaaagagaatggtgggcacaatgttttcagcacaagtctatccttggtttaattttggagaccgcctaTCAGAGATCAAGtttagttgtggcctgtattcttttttaatgtatgtgatcGCTATAAAGGACTCAGAAAGTTCaacctggtgttataaaatcaaaCTGCTGCAGCTGACCCTATAGCAGTGTTGttaattttaccattaaaaactactatttttatcttctgtggattATGGTTGAAATATTGTAATTCTAATagcttaatacatttttttggagTTTTGAAATAACCAAGCAACCCCCTGTTATTTTCCCGCAACCTCCACTTTGGAAACCACTGATCTAAAGCTCAAACTCTACCGTGTAGGTGCCCACATCACTGTTGGATGTAAAAGAACGGtctcacacaaacaaaaaaaaaaatgaaatgatacGCAAATGATTTGTGTTTTTGCCATCACAATAAAACTAAAGTGACTAGACAGTCGGCTGGTTGTTTTAGAAGTGGGCAGGAATGAGCAAGCAGCAATGGTTGGTGCCGATCTATTTTTTTTCCAGCAAATCTCATAcagcataattaaaattaataaaaccaaAAATCTTTTCTGCGCATCTTGTGTTATTGGATATAGCAGAATTTAGCGTTGTAACGTTACTGCAATTTCAGTACCAATAAGCACTGAAATTCCATTTCCTTTATTGTCAATACTGGAGTTTCGGTAGTGAAACGTTAAAACAGTCCacttcccgctaacatttaagcaacATTAAAATTACAGTACCAACCGGCAGGGGCGTAGCAAACATTTTAAGGGAGGGGGGAGGGTCCAGCAGTATGAGATCCAATAGtttacatataattattaattacctgtttctaaagggtctgtctctaaaagtgagaggGGACGTATCTCCCTGTCCCTGAAATATGTAAATGATTTGGGTTTTTGCCATCAAAGCAAAACTAAAGTGAATCTACAGtcggttttattttttttagtagcCAGGCAGAAATAATGAGCAAGAAGCATTGGTTGGAGCCAACGAGATTATTTTTTACTGGTTTAGCAACCACATACagaaaaatttatattaataaattttgATTTATGCATTTTGTGTTATTAGACATACTAGATTTAAGTGTTGCGACGTTACcgcaattttaaaaatgtctatttcccgctaacaGAGCATAAATGTTAGCGGAAAATGGATGTCTTTAAAATTTTAGTAACAAAACTCCAGTATTGTGAGAACACTAATGGAACTAATACAAGTATTTTAGGCATGTTATTCTAAAACACTGTCTGCCACAAACTGTCAAACATAATTTTGCCATAACACTTTATTTCAAGGTGACGTCTAACCAAACTCACCAGCCTGATGAAGCCAAAGCCTCGATCCTTGTTGATGAAAATCTCAGAAGCCTTGCCATACTTGGAGAAAAGCTTCTCCACTTCTTCCTCTGTGGTCCCGGCAGGTAGGTTCCCCACAAACAGCCGGCTTCTCTGTGTGTAGGTCTTCTCACCAGGCTTCTTGAAGTTCTGCAGGTCTATAGTAAAACCAGCATCTGCAGGACAGAAAACAGAGTCAGTGAGCATCACTCAATTCAATATAAAAGTTTAATGGTGGTGTAGATCCACAAGTTTTACTTACTAGGGCTGCTCTGCTCTCCAGCATCGGTGTGTTGTCCATTGCTGTCAGCTCCGGTGGGCTTCCTCTGCTGCTCCTGTTGGGGGTTGGGCTGCTGTCGCTGTGGGCCGTGATTCTGCTGCTCTGAACGGGGACCTCTGTTTCCTtgcatctatttaaaaaaaaaagcgaaTAGTCAATAAAAGATTAAGAAAAAATTTGTCAAAATCTGTTAATAACACCACTAAAAATTAAAACCAGTGTATGCTTGCTCACattatattatgaatgtaaaagagCATGCAAAATTGACATTATGGACATCAGCCGTGTAGATTAGAAAATGAAGTATTGTTTTAAATTAACAGAAACAAATGATAGAATAGATAACATATTAGAAATAGGCAGTAATCGAGGATATATACACACGACTATTAATTTACTAATAATGTATATTAGATGCCAAATTAATGTTCTGAATTACTTTCTTCACTAAATACATTTACTTAGTTCATTTAACTTTTATccaaaaacacaagaaaaatcTAAATCGTGCAGATCTACAAAAGACTCAACGGGTTATTAATGTTAAAAGATAGAAGTAATTTTATTCCGAGAAAATGGACGACATTAGCTGAAATGGCATGAGGAAAATCGATTAGAAAGCGAAGTATTGTTtaatatatcaaaaataaatgataGAATAGAAAATATATTAACGTTAGAGTAATCGAGGACCAGgtattaaatagataaataatagaatagaaggcgatgtataaatatttatacgaCTATTAATTTACTAATAATGTATATATGCTGCCAAATTAATGTTCTGTAATAGACTTTTTCCATTAAGAGTGTTTTTCGTGGGTGAAATTTGGGGTCTTTGTTTTCAATTGTTTGATTCGCTGCTAACGTACGGCACGGTGCCGTCTACTATTCTACTACAATATATTCATATCTTTATATTTCATCCGCTAAACTCGAGTTGCTTTTATTAATCATCGTAACTTGCTTTATTTTACGTTATTTATTGTCCCACTTGCGTAATTAGCGTTTGTGGCTTTGCAAAGCGGAGCGTGAGCCGGTGAGACGCACTCAACGCAACGAGCAGCACGAGCTTACATAAACCAACAGATTCAATCAGGAACAAACACATAATGATTCTGCACAAGATATTAAAGAAATCAAGCATCAAAATACCTTTTTTAAAGAGTTATTAATCCGCTCCAGTAACACACGCAGCGTTGGTCACAAAGAGGAGAAGGGCGGAACGTCGTACACCTCAACCTGCTGCCTTCTCTAACTGCTCATTGGCTGGAGTGGGGGTTTCCGGCATACAGTTTCCTTCTTCCTAATGGTCGACTTCGTGTCAATAAAATGACGTTTAAATATTGCAGTCTTTCATTGGTTGCCGTCGTTTTGAAACCAGTCGCTTAGGCCTTTTACGCCGTTTTACGCAGGAAATGACGAAAAAACAAGCTTGTCAGCGGCGTGGTTTGATTAAACGTCTAGAAAAGGTGCTGGTGCTGGCGCCGACCAGCGTTTAACCGAGGAAGCGGAATGTAGACATTTTACACCACtaggacttcattcattcattctcattcggtgttttacgcagcagatgctcttccggctgcaatccagtactgggaaacatccatacacactcattcacacacatacactacggccaatttcattcattcatttcctttggcttagtcactttattcaccaggggtcgccacagcagaatgaaccgccaacttatccagcatttgttttacgcatcgaatgcccttccagctgcaacccaggactaggaaacatccatacacactcacatccacacacatacaacaaggccaatttcattcattttccttcggcttagtccctttattcaccaggggtcacacagcggaatgaaccgccaacttatccagcatttgttttacacagcggaaacacatgcaaacagggggagaacatgcaaactccacacagaaatgccaactgaccctgccgggactcaaaccagtgaccttcttgctgtgaggcgatagtcctaaccactgaggacttataaaacaaataatgtgTCTAATAAAGGTAGTGAAATCCTTAgaattatacataaaatgtattcagctaacaattttttttaaagatgatgaatatttattttatgttttttatttatcctttattttagCAGGAATTTCCCATTGAGTTCCTCTACCAGGAGGTCCTGGCCAAAATGACAGCACAAAAAGTTTCAGatacaaaaatagacaaacataaaatatcacaaattaaaatgtacacaaaacCTTCACATGATTGTTCCAGGTAAGatgattttgaaaaacatttagagATGGGATTGTTTCTAACATGATAACACTCTGCATTTCATTCCATAATGTAGGGCCAAAGGAAGAAAACGCTGCTTTACCAAactcatgcatacatacacacacactctaggaacattcattcagtcattcattttcttttcagcttagtccctttattaatccagggtcgccacagcggaatgaactgccaactcacccagcacatgttttactcagcggatgcccttccagctgcaatccatctcctGGAAACAtccataattctgacttcaactctatatgtaCAATTTAAAATTGGGTATATTTTATAAAACCAAATGGTCAGAAAGAATGCACAATATCTCCCATTTCAAAGctgatttaatgaattattttgaaaCTACTTAACGGTTTTCAAATTAAAAAGGCACCAGATCTAGATATCCTGAAATAATTAAACTTCTCttttatattgtaattattaatgtatactttttatgttttatgtattattatgtatttctTCCTTTTTCTGTCATAAATGTAGCCTAGTAATTTAACTTAAGCAGTTTGCAAGCAATTAAATCCAGTGATTCCCAGTGGCTACAGAAATATTCACAGTGATCATCATTGATCATAATGTTAAAcatattaaatgattattattattattatatataaaatgtta
This Danio aesculapii chromosome 5, fDanAes4.1, whole genome shotgun sequence DNA region includes the following protein-coding sequences:
- the nono gene encoding non-POU domain-containing octamer-binding protein isoform X2, whose amino-acid sequence is MQGNRGPRSEQQNHGPQRQQPNPQQEQQRKPTGADSNGQHTDAGEQSSPNAGFTIDLQNFKKPGEKTYTQRSRLFVGNLPAGTTEEEVEKLFSKYGKASEIFINKDRGFGFIRLETKTLADIAKAELDDAMFRGRQIRVRFATHGAALTIKNLPQFVSNELLEEAFSMFGPIERAIVIVDDRGRPTGKGIVEFANKPSARKALDRCGDGAFLLTTFPRPVTIEPMEQLDEEEGLPERLINKNPVYHKEREQPPRFAQPGSFEYEYAMRWKALMEMEKQQYEQVDRNIKEAKEKLETELEAARHEHQVMLMRQDLLRRQEELRRMEEAHSQEVQKRKQMELRQEEERRRREEEQLRVHSEDLMRRQQGQGGNFSEKRDPDMRMHMGGQGMGMNRNPMGGNASNTGSTNLASNEGASGNPGGLPLPFPRPGPNDFGANKRRRF
- the nono gene encoding non-POU domain-containing octamer-binding protein isoform X1, producing MQGNRGPRSEQQNHGPQRQQPNPQQEQQRKPTGADSNGQHTDAGEQSSPNAGFTIDLQNFKKPGEKTYTQRSRLFVGNLPAGTTEEEVEKLFSKYGKASEIFINKDRGFGFIRLETKTLADIAKAELDDAMFRGRQIRVRFATHGAALTIKNLPQFVSNELLEEAFSMFGPIERAIVIVDDRGRPTGKGIVEFANKPSARKALDRCGDGAFLLTTFPRPVTIEPMEQLDEEEGLPERLINKNPVYHKEREQPPRFAQPGSFEYEYAMRWKALMEMEKQQYEQVDRNIKEAKEKLETELEAARHEHQVMLMRQDLLRRQEELRRMEEAHSQEVQKRKQMELRQEEERRRREEEQLRVHSEDLMRRQQGQGGNFSEKRDPDMRMHMGGQGMGMNRNPMGGNASNTGSTNLASNEQGASGNPGGLPLPFPRPGPNDFGANKRRRF